A window of the Hordeum vulgare subsp. vulgare chromosome 5H, MorexV3_pseudomolecules_assembly, whole genome shotgun sequence genome harbors these coding sequences:
- the LOC123398458 gene encoding GDSL esterase/lipase At5g22810-like, which translates to MARWPAAAALCALGAALLGMLAATADGNSKFTCTDTEKKRPGCTGTCPDRCPQNCISLCPSCQTYCPDQVQPVRPSLFVFGDGLTDVGNNNYLENNEVGNPLRANHSYYGIDFPNSVATGRFSNGFNMADFIAKAMGFEMSPPAYLSLNSPIKMEAGFAGVNYASATSGIWRDIDNGLDIPLMDQVKNFADTIGQMGANRSQQELSKMLSNSLFLIAIGTSDLYLIYNINNNGGSDNKTDVPHLISSYGDSLTALYNLGARKFGIINVPTLCEPMVRHGCEGLITSLREEFNDGIMPLMAGLASNLSGLRYSIADFGAFSDAVNTDPSAYGFVNTGGACCQGSCAPSSGLPCANRSQYWYWDEENPTEQAAKLAASAFFDGTTQFTMPVNLKTLISQN; encoded by the exons ATGGCGAGGTGGCCAGCCGCCGCGGCGTTGTGTGCTCTCGGGGCGGCCCTCCTGGGCATGCTGGCGGCCACCGCCGACGGGAATAGCAAGTTCACGTGCACGGACACGGAGAAGAAGAGGCCGGGGTGCACGGGCACCTGCCCCGACAGGTGCCCCCAGAATTGCATCTCGCTCTGCCCCTCGTGCCAGACGTATTGCC CTGACCAAGTGCAGCCAGTTCGGCCGTCGTTGTTTGTGTTCGGAGACGGGTTGACGGACGTCGGCAACAACAACTACCTAGAGAACAACGAGGTAGGGAACCCTTTAAGAGCCAACCACTCGTACTATGGCATAGACTTCCCCAATTCCGTGGCCACCGGAAGGTTCAGCAATGGATTCAACATGGCTGACTTCATTG CAAAGGCTATGGGATTCGAGATGAGCCCTCCGGCTTATCTGTCTCTTAATAGTCCCATAAAAATGGAGGCCGGTTTTGCTGGAGTCAACTATGCTTCGGCGACCTCCGGGATTTGGAGAGACATC GACAACGGACTGGACATCCCACTGATGGACCAAGTGAAGAACTTCGCGGACACGATAGGGCAGATGGGGGCCAACCGTAGCCAACAAGAGCTGAGCAAGATGTTGTCTAACTCCCTCTTCCTCATCGCCATCGGCACCAGTGACCTGTACTTGATctacaacatcaataacaacggGGGCTCAGACAACAAAACCGATGTCCCACACCTCATCTCCTCCTACGGGGACAGCCTGACGGCCCTGTACAACCTGGGCGCGAGGAAGTTCGGGATCATCAACGTCCCGACCTTGTGCGAGCCGATGGTGCGCCATGGCTGCGAGGGCCTCATTACCAGCCTCCGCGAGGAGTTCAACGACGGCATCATGCCACTCATGGCCGGCCTCGCCTCCAACCTCAGTGGCCTCCGCTACTCCATCGCCGACTTCGGCGCCTTCTCGGATGCAGTCAACACGGATCCGTCGGCCTATG GGTTTGTGAACACCGGGGGCGCATGCTGCCAAGGCTCCTGCGCACCTAGTTCTGGGCTTCCGTGTGCCAACCGCTCGCAGTACTGGTATTGGGACGAGGAGAACCCGACAGAGCAGGCAGCCAAGCTGGCCGCATCTGCGTTTTTCGACGGCACAACCCAGTTCACAATGCCGGTGAACCTCAAGACTTTGATCAGCCAAAACTGA